The Pseudofrankia inefficax genome window below encodes:
- the galT gene encoding galactose-1-phosphate uridylyltransferase codes for MTTAPGTPAPPGSVRPGLVDPGPAAARTAIRLADGRELIYFDDAPGRGQPAPDARDLPGRARPPSQLRFDPLTEEWVVVAAHRQGRTHLPAAADCPLCPSRPGRPTEIPEDYDVVVFENRFPALGLPAVLESLDGGVTGPAAPYAGRLGDGRCEVVCFTADHDSSFAALSPRRVATVLAAWTDRTAALGRLPAVESVFVFENRGEEIGVTLGHPHGQIYGYPFVPTPLATMIRIAERREACPHCEVIAAETTDRSRLVARTSAWVAFVPYAARWPFEVSIYPRRHVPDLPALDDAERDEFPELYLDVLGRLDRVFGVRMPYVAGWEQAPARRGRRWAHLRLRVFSNRRAADKLKYLAGSEAAMGVYINDIEPERAAAMLRAAG; via the coding sequence GTGACGACCGCGCCCGGGACGCCCGCCCCACCGGGCTCCGTGCGCCCCGGGCTCGTCGACCCGGGGCCCGCGGCCGCGCGGACGGCCATCCGGCTGGCGGACGGCCGGGAGCTGATCTACTTCGACGACGCCCCGGGCCGCGGCCAGCCGGCGCCGGACGCGCGAGACCTGCCGGGCCGGGCCCGGCCACCGTCGCAGCTGCGGTTCGACCCGTTGACGGAGGAGTGGGTGGTGGTCGCCGCCCACCGGCAGGGGCGCACCCACCTGCCTGCCGCCGCCGACTGCCCGCTGTGCCCGAGCCGGCCCGGCCGGCCGACCGAGATCCCCGAGGACTACGACGTCGTCGTCTTCGAGAACCGGTTTCCCGCGCTGGGCCTCCCGGCTGTGCTGGAGTCGCTCGACGGTGGCGTGACCGGGCCGGCCGCGCCCTACGCTGGCCGGCTCGGTGACGGGCGCTGCGAGGTCGTCTGCTTCACCGCCGACCACGACTCGTCGTTCGCCGCGCTCTCGCCGCGCCGGGTCGCCACGGTGCTCGCCGCCTGGACGGACCGGACGGCCGCGCTTGGCCGGCTGCCGGCGGTGGAGAGCGTCTTCGTGTTCGAGAACCGCGGCGAGGAGATCGGGGTGACGCTCGGTCACCCGCACGGGCAGATCTACGGCTACCCGTTCGTCCCGACGCCGCTCGCCACGATGATCAGGATCGCCGAGCGCCGCGAGGCCTGCCCGCACTGCGAGGTCATCGCCGCCGAGACGACGGACCGGTCCCGGCTGGTCGCGCGGACCTCGGCCTGGGTCGCCTTCGTCCCGTACGCGGCTCGCTGGCCGTTCGAGGTGTCGATCTACCCGCGGCGGCACGTGCCCGACCTGCCCGCGCTCGACGACGCCGAGAGGGACGAGTTCCCCGAGCTGTACCTGGACGTCCTCGGCCGGCTGGACCGGGTATTCGGCGTCCGGATGCCCTACGTGGCCGGCTGGGAGCAGGCGCCCGCCCGGCGGGGCCGGCGGTGGGCGCACCTGAGGCTCCGGGTGTTCTCCAACCGGCGCGCTGCGGACAAGCTCAAGTACCTGGCCGGCAGCGAGGCGGCGATGGGCGTCTACATCAACGACATCGAGCCGGAGCGCGCCGCGGCGATGCTGCGGGCGGCCGGCTGA
- a CDS encoding galactokinase: protein MTDGAATRGVTAAARSGRGGGGPRPARGRPEDAAEPAAGPDGDADRASGGARRARMRRRAAPVATRAGRGGPVSAAAFGPGRVNLVGEHTDYNDGLCLPFAIERGVTVRARPAPDGLIRVHALDIGAHDVFAADAPARADGWRSFARGVVAELAAAGYPVRPARLSVAGTLPRGAGMSSSAALEVALVLALLAHSGYGEPDRLELAQLLSRVENTWVGARTGLLDQTASLFGRPGHALRLDIRALTGGDQGAPPPAAEPAAGPGARAGRAVPRPPGRWLSGPAGRPVPGIEPVRLDLGRWRLVTVDSGVRHAIAASGYNTRREECARACELLGISSLRDADEDAPGRLPEPLGRRVRHVLEENERVRRAVVALRAGDLPELGRLLDASHASLRDLYEVSVPAVEETVARLVADGAAGARLVGGGFGGSVLALFPPGKRPPADALRVVPGGPGRLVRR from the coding sequence ATGACCGACGGTGCCGCGACGCGCGGCGTCACGGCGGCCGCCCGGAGCGGCCGAGGCGGCGGGGGACCGCGACCCGCTCGGGGGCGGCCGGAGGACGCGGCGGAGCCGGCCGCCGGTCCCGACGGCGACGCCGACCGGGCCTCCGGCGGGGCGCGACGGGCCCGGATGCGGAGGCGGGCCGCGCCGGTCGCGACCCGGGCCGGCCGCGGCGGGCCGGTCTCGGCCGCCGCCTTCGGGCCGGGCCGGGTCAACCTCGTCGGCGAGCACACCGACTACAACGACGGCCTGTGCCTGCCGTTCGCGATCGAGCGGGGAGTGACGGTCCGGGCCCGCCCGGCGCCCGACGGCCTGATCCGGGTGCACGCGCTCGACATCGGCGCGCACGACGTGTTCGCCGCCGACGCGCCGGCCCGCGCCGACGGCTGGCGGTCGTTCGCGCGCGGGGTCGTCGCCGAGCTGGCCGCCGCCGGCTACCCGGTCCGTCCGGCCCGGCTCTCGGTCGCCGGAACGCTGCCGCGCGGCGCGGGCATGTCCTCGTCGGCGGCGCTGGAGGTCGCCCTCGTGCTCGCCCTGCTCGCCCACAGCGGCTACGGCGAGCCGGACCGCCTCGAGCTCGCCCAGCTGCTGTCCCGGGTGGAGAACACCTGGGTCGGCGCGCGTACCGGGCTGCTCGACCAGACCGCGTCGCTGTTCGGCCGGCCGGGCCATGCGCTGCGGCTCGACATCCGCGCGCTGACCGGGGGAGACCAGGGCGCGCCGCCGCCGGCCGCCGAGCCGGCGGCCGGGCCCGGTGCCCGGGCCGGGCGGGCGGTGCCGCGTCCCCCCGGCCGCTGGCTGTCCGGGCCGGCCGGCCGGCCGGTGCCCGGCATCGAACCAGTCCGGCTCGACCTGGGCCGCTGGCGGCTGGTGACGGTCGACTCCGGCGTGCGGCACGCGATCGCGGCCTCCGGCTACAACACCCGCCGCGAGGAGTGCGCCCGGGCGTGCGAGCTGCTCGGCATCTCCTCGCTGCGGGACGCGGACGAGGACGCTCCCGGCCGGCTGCCCGAGCCGCTGGGCCGGCGCGTGCGCCATGTGCTGGAGGAGAACGAGCGGGTGCGCCGGGCGGTGGTGGCGCTGCGTGCGGGCGACCTGCCCGAGCTCGGCCGGCTGCTTGACGCGTCGCACGCCAGCCTGCGGGACCTCTACGAGGTGTCAGTGCCGGCCGTGGAGGAGACCGTCGCCCGGTTGGTGGCCGACGGGGCGGCCGGTGCCCGTCTGGTCGGCGGCGGGTTCGGCGGGTCGGTGCTCGCGCTCTTCCCTCCGGGGAAGCGGCCGCCGGCCGACGCCCTGCGCGTGGTGCCGGGCGGTCCCGGGCGTCTCGTCCGGCGCTGA
- a CDS encoding GDSL-type esterase/lipase family protein, which produces MEGSTDRPAGPLGGEPAGLTRRTGLLALATAALAGAGAAACAGTRTPAHPAPTAAPPRVRVMIVGDSITHQSAGDYTWRYRLATHLYQTAPGRVAFVGDRDDVWDNVADKGGCYAYVNPNFDRRHHARWGDSLRNETPTIESVVRAHPADVMLVAMGANDLSYWTNPPDTITLLKRYVDNVRAANPKMTFVLGHVLARADFRDFSFNLPAAGVFNQLLDAQAPGWSTPASKVVVARSDLGWDPRIHAWDGSHPTPDGEMLIARGFADALAGLGIGARFGPIPAHIPWPGVGGTPAVVPAPRAAGRVTLTWPPTPGATQYLVERRVLSWNEPDFVRQPGSVSGYTWTSERLLPGVTVAYRVVPWKGRMGGLPGPAATFTVGALT; this is translated from the coding sequence ATGGAGGGCAGCACGGACCGGCCGGCCGGTCCGCTCGGGGGTGAGCCCGCCGGCCTGACGCGGCGGACCGGCCTGCTGGCGCTCGCCACGGCGGCCCTCGCGGGCGCCGGTGCCGCCGCCTGTGCCGGGACACGGACGCCGGCCCACCCCGCGCCGACCGCCGCGCCACCACGCGTCCGCGTCATGATCGTGGGCGATTCGATCACGCACCAGTCGGCCGGCGACTACACCTGGCGCTACCGGCTGGCGACACACCTCTACCAGACGGCCCCCGGCCGGGTCGCCTTCGTCGGGGACCGTGACGACGTCTGGGACAACGTCGCCGACAAGGGCGGCTGCTACGCCTACGTCAACCCGAACTTCGACCGCCGCCACCACGCCCGCTGGGGCGACTCGCTGCGCAACGAGACGCCGACCATCGAAAGCGTGGTCCGCGCCCACCCGGCCGACGTCATGCTGGTCGCGATGGGCGCGAACGACCTGTCGTACTGGACGAACCCCCCGGACACGATCACGCTACTGAAGCGGTACGTCGACAACGTCCGGGCCGCGAACCCGAAGATGACGTTCGTCCTCGGCCATGTGCTGGCCCGGGCCGACTTCCGTGACTTCAGCTTCAACCTGCCGGCGGCCGGCGTCTTCAACCAGCTTCTCGACGCCCAGGCCCCCGGCTGGTCGACACCGGCTTCCAAGGTCGTCGTCGCCCGTTCCGACCTCGGCTGGGATCCGCGGATCCACGCCTGGGACGGCTCGCACCCGACCCCGGACGGCGAGATGCTCATCGCCCGCGGCTTCGCCGACGCGCTGGCCGGCCTCGGCATCGGGGCACGGTTCGGGCCGATCCCCGCCCACATCCCCTGGCCGGGCGTCGGAGGCACACCGGCCGTCGTCCCCGCCCCACGGGCCGCGGGCCGGGTCACGCTGACCTGGCCGCCGACGCCCGGGGCGACCCAGTACCTGGTCGAGCGCCGGGTGCTGTCCTGGAACGAGCCGGACTTCGTGCGCCAGCCCGGCTCGGTCTCCGGATACACCTGGACGTCGGAGCGCCTGCTGCCCGGGGTGACCGTCGCCTACCGCGTCGTGCCCTGGAAGGGCCGGATGGGCGGCCTTCCCGGCCCCGCCGCCACCTTCACCGTCGGCGCCTTAACGTGA
- a CDS encoding ammonium transporter, protein MPFNIGAIDSGDTAWLLASSALVLVMTPGLAFFYGGMVRVENVLGMLMQNFFCMGIVSLLWVTCTYSIAFGGQNAYFGGLHFAGLQHMNEQVPGYAGAAAQTIPPIVFAAFQLMFAIITPALITGGPADRFRFGPFATFIILWSVLVYAPVAHWVFSPTGWLFKHGAEDFAGGTVVHANAGAAALAIAIVVGKRRGWPDGNFRPHNVPFVLLGAGLLWFGWFGFNAGSALKANELAGYAFMNTNTATACALLGWILLEKIRDKRATTLGAASGAVAGLVAITPAAGFVTPVGSIFIGFIAGIACASVTGIKGKIGIDDALDVGAVHLVGGSLGALLIGFWGSTDTGGVDGFFYGGGFTLLGKQAEAVAAVVTYSFVVTLVIGTVIRMFVRMRLSVDEEKEGMDIALHGERAYDF, encoded by the coding sequence ATGCCGTTCAACATCGGCGCGATCGACTCCGGAGACACGGCGTGGCTGCTCGCCAGCTCCGCACTGGTGCTCGTGATGACGCCCGGTCTTGCGTTCTTCTACGGCGGCATGGTCCGCGTCGAGAACGTCCTCGGCATGCTCATGCAGAACTTCTTCTGTATGGGGATCGTGAGCCTGCTGTGGGTGACCTGCACCTACAGCATCGCGTTCGGCGGGCAGAACGCGTACTTCGGCGGCCTGCACTTCGCCGGGCTGCAGCACATGAACGAGCAGGTCCCCGGGTACGCCGGCGCGGCGGCGCAGACGATCCCGCCGATCGTGTTCGCCGCGTTCCAGCTCATGTTCGCCATCATCACCCCGGCGCTGATCACCGGCGGCCCGGCGGACCGGTTCCGGTTCGGGCCGTTCGCGACCTTCATCATCCTGTGGTCGGTCCTGGTCTACGCCCCGGTCGCGCACTGGGTCTTCTCGCCGACCGGCTGGCTGTTCAAGCACGGCGCCGAGGACTTCGCCGGCGGGACCGTGGTGCACGCCAACGCCGGCGCGGCGGCGCTCGCGATCGCGATCGTGGTCGGCAAGCGCCGGGGCTGGCCGGACGGCAACTTCCGGCCGCACAACGTGCCGTTCGTGCTGCTCGGCGCCGGGCTGCTCTGGTTCGGCTGGTTCGGGTTCAACGCGGGCTCCGCGCTGAAGGCCAACGAGCTCGCCGGCTACGCGTTCATGAACACCAACACCGCGACCGCCTGCGCGCTGCTCGGCTGGATCCTGCTGGAGAAGATCCGCGACAAGCGGGCGACCACGCTCGGCGCCGCGTCCGGTGCCGTCGCCGGCCTGGTGGCGATCACCCCGGCCGCGGGCTTCGTGACGCCGGTCGGCTCCATCTTCATCGGGTTCATCGCCGGCATCGCGTGCGCGTCCGTCACCGGGATCAAGGGCAAGATCGGCATCGACGACGCGCTCGACGTCGGCGCGGTGCACCTGGTCGGCGGGAGCCTGGGGGCGCTGCTGATCGGCTTCTGGGGCTCGACGGACACCGGCGGCGTGGACGGCTTCTTCTACGGCGGCGGGTTCACCCTGCTCGGGAAGCAGGCGGAGGCCGTCGCCGCCGTGGTCACCTACTCGTTCGTCGTCACGCTGGTCATCGGCACGGTGATCCGGATGTTCGTCCGGATGCGGCTGTCCGTCGACGAGGAGAAGGAAGGCATGGACATCGCGCTGCACGGCGAGCGCGCCTACGATTTCTGA
- a CDS encoding roadblock/LC7 domain-containing protein: MMKTNDRELDWLLENLLERTPGARHALVLSRDGLKLCRTAGLSVDQADQLSAIASGIQSLAHGASAEFGDGTGGVRQSMTEFHGGLLFIVEAGEGAHLAVIAAEEADAGVIGHNMNELVEQIGEYLSTPARGPRSAVAPA, from the coding sequence ATGATGAAGACCAACGACCGTGAGCTGGACTGGCTGCTCGAGAACCTGCTCGAACGCACGCCGGGTGCCCGCCACGCCCTGGTGCTGTCGCGGGACGGCCTGAAGCTCTGCCGCACCGCCGGGCTCTCCGTCGACCAGGCCGACCAGCTGTCCGCGATCGCGTCCGGGATACAGAGCCTCGCCCACGGCGCGTCCGCCGAGTTCGGCGACGGCACCGGCGGGGTCCGCCAGTCGATGACCGAGTTCCACGGCGGTCTGCTGTTCATCGTCGAGGCCGGTGAGGGCGCGCACCTCGCCGTGATCGCCGCGGAGGAGGCCGACGCCGGCGTGATCGGCCACAACATGAACGAGCTGGTCGAGCAGATCGGCGAATACCTCAGCACGCCGGCCCGCGGACCCCGGTCGGCGGTGGCGCCGGCGTGA
- a CDS encoding ATP-binding protein, with translation MSRPARPRTGEPDVPWRTHSPLVARGGDRFWGSRDDEVDEELIAMPRVHQSARRRADHAAPAAGGFGPLGGGRNGLLTALLVVALAALVAVAAAPSPRRPVVGGAVAVGLLAAAVIVAVALRQAAGLRRLTDRLAVLDTQVEHQSRDATRLADDTLPKVVALLRDGVSVDEALASVERPVDPVGARIMRTLAEEVGRGERMRAAAMAACANAAGRVQALSASMLADLRDMEDRHGEDVLGDLLRLDHSTAQTGRLADSIAVLTGARSGRRWTRPIVMESILRGALSRISAYQRVRLHSTSTVAVAGYAAEGVMHALAELMDNATSFSPPSEEVHVYVEEVQAGVVVTVEDGGLVMGPAALRRAERAVSATEPLDLTTLSGTRLGLAVVGVLARKHGLTVSFRPSSRGGTGVVVIIPRQLITQPRPEAPRPPGAAKQAARAAETTEFARVADRPSVAAAQAAAELPARAGASSRPGAADPLPKRGRGQTLANSGRPLAPPAAASTPGRAASSAASAGARFGAFQQATRPRTAPDAPPATATPATATPATGLPAVDTAADSAGGASTGDDPSR, from the coding sequence ATGTCGCGTCCGGCGCGGCCGCGCACCGGCGAGCCGGACGTGCCGTGGCGGACACACTCCCCGCTCGTCGCCCGCGGCGGGGACCGGTTCTGGGGAAGCCGTGACGACGAGGTGGACGAGGAACTGATCGCGATGCCACGAGTACACCAGTCCGCCCGTCGGCGGGCCGATCACGCCGCGCCCGCGGCCGGCGGCTTCGGGCCGCTCGGCGGCGGGCGCAACGGGCTGCTCACCGCGCTGCTGGTCGTCGCGCTCGCCGCCCTCGTCGCGGTCGCCGCCGCGCCGTCGCCGCGCCGTCCGGTGGTCGGCGGAGCGGTCGCCGTCGGGCTGCTCGCCGCCGCCGTGATAGTCGCGGTCGCGCTGCGCCAGGCGGCGGGCCTGCGGCGGCTCACCGACCGGCTCGCCGTCCTCGACACCCAGGTGGAACACCAGTCGCGCGACGCGACGCGGCTCGCGGACGACACCCTGCCGAAGGTCGTCGCCCTGCTGCGCGACGGCGTCTCGGTGGACGAGGCGCTGGCCAGCGTCGAGCGGCCCGTGGACCCGGTCGGCGCGCGGATCATGCGCACGCTCGCGGAGGAGGTCGGCCGCGGTGAGCGGATGCGCGCCGCCGCGATGGCCGCCTGCGCGAACGCCGCGGGCCGGGTCCAGGCGCTGTCGGCGAGCATGCTCGCCGACCTGCGCGACATGGAGGACCGGCACGGCGAGGACGTGCTCGGCGACCTGCTGCGCCTGGACCACAGCACCGCCCAGACCGGCCGGCTCGCCGACTCGATCGCCGTCCTCACCGGCGCCCGGTCGGGCCGGCGCTGGACCAGGCCGATCGTGATGGAGAGCATCCTGCGCGGCGCGCTCAGCCGGATCAGCGCCTACCAGCGGGTCCGGCTGCACTCGACCAGCACCGTCGCGGTGGCCGGCTACGCGGCCGAGGGCGTCATGCATGCCCTGGCCGAGCTGATGGACAACGCGACCAGCTTCTCGCCGCCCTCCGAGGAGGTGCACGTCTACGTCGAGGAGGTCCAGGCCGGCGTCGTCGTCACCGTCGAGGACGGCGGCCTCGTCATGGGACCGGCGGCGCTGCGGCGGGCCGAACGGGCCGTCTCCGCGACCGAGCCGCTCGACCTGACCACGCTGTCGGGTACCCGCCTCGGGCTCGCGGTCGTCGGGGTGCTGGCCCGCAAGCACGGCCTGACCGTCTCGTTCCGGCCGTCCTCGCGGGGTGGCACCGGGGTCGTCGTGATCATCCCGCGTCAGCTGATCACCCAGCCGCGGCCCGAGGCCCCACGGCCGCCCGGTGCCGCGAAGCAGGCCGCCCGGGCCGCCGAGACGACCGAGTTCGCCCGGGTGGCCGACCGTCCCAGCGTGGCCGCGGCCCAGGCCGCCGCCGAGCTGCCCGCCCGGGCCGGCGCCTCGTCCCGGCCCGGCGCGGCCGACCCGCTGCCGAAGCGTGGCCGGGGGCAGACACTCGCCAACTCGGGACGTCCGCTGGCACCGCCGGCGGCCGCGTCCACGCCCGGGCGCGCCGCGTCGTCCGCCGCCTCCGCCGGCGCGCGGTTCGGCGCGTTCCAGCAGGCCACCCGTCCCAGGACCGCACCGGACGCGCCGCCGGCCACCGCGACCCCGGCCACCGCGACCCCGGCCACTGGGCTGCCGGCCGTGGACACGGCGGCGGACTCCGCCGGCGGCGCCTCCACCGGTGACGACCCGTCGCGATGA
- a CDS encoding DUF742 domain-containing protein, with translation MIRHSIDRESPDRLYTITGGRSRVDTDVLDLVTLVIAECDPTPAMQSEHAAILRFCRTPRAVVEIAAHLRLPISVTRILLCDLLDAGRIVARLPAASASRRTHDVPYAHPDLLKEVLVGLRRL, from the coding sequence GTGATCCGCCACTCCATCGACCGGGAGAGCCCGGACCGGCTCTACACGATCACCGGCGGCCGCAGCCGGGTCGACACGGACGTGCTCGACCTCGTGACGCTGGTCATCGCCGAGTGCGACCCGACCCCGGCGATGCAGTCGGAGCACGCCGCGATCCTGCGGTTCTGCCGGACCCCGCGGGCCGTGGTGGAGATCGCCGCGCACCTGCGGCTGCCGATCAGCGTCACCAGGATCCTGCTCTGCGACCTGCTCGACGCCGGCCGGATCGTGGCCCGCCTCCCGGCGGCGTCGGCGTCCCGGCGCACGCACGACGTCCCGTACGCCCACCCGGACCTGCTGAAAGAGGTGCTCGTTGGACTCCGCCGGCTTTAG
- a CDS encoding GTP-binding protein translates to MAPLRDSAREGLKIVIVGGFGVGKTTMVRSVSEIRPLSTEEVMTEAGVGIDDTAGVRGKSTTTVAFDFGRISLDDHLVLYLFGAPGQERFWFLWDRLFSGTLGAVVLVDTRRVEDSWYAIDRLEHQNVPFVVARNNFSPPTHSIDEVRDALSLHPDVPLVDCDARTRESSKAVLLELVNHVHTLSTAAYGALAGQA, encoded by the coding sequence GTGGCACCGCTGCGCGACTCGGCCCGCGAGGGCCTGAAGATCGTCATCGTCGGCGGCTTCGGCGTCGGCAAGACCACGATGGTGCGCTCGGTGAGCGAGATCCGCCCGCTCTCCACCGAGGAGGTCATGACCGAGGCCGGCGTCGGCATCGACGACACCGCCGGGGTCCGCGGCAAGAGCACCACGACGGTCGCGTTCGACTTCGGCCGGATCAGCCTGGACGACCACCTGGTGCTCTACCTGTTCGGCGCGCCCGGGCAGGAGCGGTTCTGGTTCCTGTGGGACCGGCTGTTCAGCGGCACCCTCGGCGCCGTCGTGCTCGTCGATACCCGCCGGGTCGAGGACTCCTGGTACGCGATCGACCGGCTGGAGCACCAGAACGTGCCGTTCGTCGTGGCGCGCAACAACTTCAGCCCACCGACCCACTCGATCGACGAGGTGCGTGACGCGTTGTCGCTGCACCCGGACGTGCCGCTGGTCGACTGCGACGCCCGCACGCGGGAGTCCAGCAAGGCGGTGCTTCTGGAGCTCGTCAACCACGTCCACACGCTGTCCACGGCCGCCTACGGCGCGCTCGCGGGCCAGGCCTGA
- a CDS encoding ABC transporter substrate-binding protein, which yields MALDGCATPSQADTGHGGCTSPGVSRDQIQLGMVYPNSGNAESLFGSFRAGVDARLGVANAAGGVRGRKVTYSWQDDESTLQMNLAAASSLVNSGVFAMLESTSVATGSAAYLHSQGIPVVGSSLEEPWTVYDNMFSYSNLLAASGSVSTYGDFIASHGGHRAVIVVSRFVPTSVAFAAELTASLKSVGIPVVATVDATSPINYVNLGKQIKDSGADTLVGSVAGPAFGQSVLAAIGAQAGIKVSLSPAGYDARMLNLFKTVIAGAYFVVDFLPFEADQPAHREFLAAMAQYAPETQPANQQAALAGWISGDIMLRGLQASGDCPTRAGLISALRAVHGYTADGLLTQPIDFRADFGKLTRCLSFVQVSADGRHFTPVDPMPQCGRLISR from the coding sequence GTGGCACTGGACGGGTGCGCCACCCCCAGCCAGGCCGACACCGGGCACGGCGGCTGCACGTCGCCGGGGGTCAGCCGCGACCAGATCCAGCTGGGCATGGTCTACCCGAACTCGGGCAACGCCGAGTCGCTGTTCGGCTCGTTCCGGGCCGGCGTGGACGCCCGCCTCGGCGTGGCGAACGCCGCCGGCGGGGTGCGCGGCCGGAAGGTGACCTACAGCTGGCAGGACGACGAGTCGACCCTCCAGATGAACCTGGCAGCGGCGTCCTCGCTGGTCAACAGCGGTGTCTTCGCCATGTTGGAGTCGACGTCGGTCGCGACCGGCTCGGCCGCGTACCTGCACAGCCAGGGAATCCCGGTGGTGGGCTCGTCCCTGGAGGAGCCGTGGACGGTCTACGACAACATGTTCAGCTACTCGAACCTGCTGGCGGCGTCGGGCTCCGTGTCGACCTATGGCGACTTCATCGCCAGCCACGGCGGACACCGGGCCGTCATCGTCGTCTCGCGGTTCGTCCCGACCTCGGTGGCCTTCGCCGCCGAGCTGACCGCGAGCCTGAAGTCCGTGGGCATTCCCGTCGTGGCGACCGTCGACGCGACCTCGCCCATCAACTACGTCAACCTGGGCAAGCAGATCAAGGACAGCGGGGCCGACACCCTGGTCGGCTCGGTCGCGGGCCCCGCCTTCGGCCAGTCCGTGCTGGCCGCGATCGGCGCCCAGGCGGGCATCAAGGTCTCGTTGTCCCCCGCCGGCTACGACGCACGGATGCTCAACCTGTTCAAGACGGTCATCGCGGGGGCGTACTTCGTCGTCGACTTCCTGCCCTTCGAGGCGGACCAACCGGCCCATCGCGAGTTCCTGGCGGCGATGGCGCAGTACGCCCCGGAGACCCAGCCCGCGAACCAGCAGGCCGCGCTCGCCGGCTGGATCTCGGGCGACATCATGCTGCGCGGCCTGCAGGCGTCCGGCGACTGCCCGACCAGGGCCGGGCTGATCTCGGCGCTGCGGGCGGTACACGGCTACACGGCCGACGGGCTGCTGACGCAGCCGATCGACTTCCGCGCCGACTTCGGCAAGCTCACCCGCTGCCTGAGCTTCGTTCAGGTCAGCGCCGACGGCCGGCACTTCACGCCGGTGGACCCGATGCCCCAGTGCGGCCGGCTGATCTCCAGGTAG
- a CDS encoding DUF456 domain-containing protein → MSVGPQVVVGILMLVGLVGIVAPVLPGQLIILGAGLWWTIADGGGARWVFFAVMVVLAILGTVAKYVLPARATAGRGAPWTTLLIGAVGAVVGFFVIPVVGLIVGGLLGIYLAELVRLKDAKEALASTWAALVGIGIGMLVELTAGVLATLTWLVGALVL, encoded by the coding sequence ATGAGCGTCGGTCCGCAGGTCGTCGTCGGCATTCTCATGCTCGTCGGGCTGGTGGGGATCGTCGCGCCGGTCCTGCCGGGCCAGCTGATCATCCTCGGCGCCGGCCTGTGGTGGACCATCGCCGACGGCGGCGGGGCGCGGTGGGTCTTCTTCGCCGTGATGGTCGTGCTCGCCATCCTCGGCACCGTGGCCAAGTACGTGCTGCCGGCGCGGGCCACCGCCGGCCGGGGCGCGCCCTGGACGACGCTGCTGATCGGCGCCGTCGGCGCGGTCGTCGGGTTCTTCGTCATCCCGGTGGTCGGCCTGATCGTCGGCGGCCTGCTCGGCATCTACCTGGCCGAGCTGGTCCGGCTCAAGGACGCCAAGGAAGCCCTCGCCTCGACCTGGGCGGCCCTCGTCGGCATCGGCATCGGCATGCTCGTCGAGCTGACCGCCGGGGTGCTGGCGACGCTCACCTGGCTCGTCGGCGCCCTCGTGCTCTGA